One Anoplopoma fimbria isolate UVic2021 breed Golden Eagle Sablefish chromosome 2, Afim_UVic_2022, whole genome shotgun sequence DNA window includes the following coding sequences:
- the LOC129107766 gene encoding tetraspanin-18-like, translating to MEGDCLSCMKYLMFIFNFFIFLGGSFLLGVGVWVLVDPMGFREIVAANPVLFTGVYVILAMGSMLFLLGFLGCCGAIRENKCLLLFFFMLILFIFLAELAAAILAFLFREHLTREYFSRDLKRHYQGHNNTDVFTSTWNAIMTTFDCCGVSGPEDFQESLFRLLSPTKMVPEACCQGNGYPGDVSVEQCVSGSMVFRHNKGCYSAMVDYFETYIYTAGALAIVVLTIELFAMVFAMCLFRGIQ from the exons ATGGAGGGGGACTGCCTCAGCTGTATGAAATACCTCATGTTCATCTTCAACTTCTTCATCTTT ctgggcGGCTCCTTCCTGCTGGGCGTTGGCGTTTGGGTTCTGGTGGACCCGATGGGCTTCAGGGAGATCGTGGCGGCCAACCCGGTTCTGTTCACGGGGGTCTACGTCATCCTGGCCATGGGCAGCATGCTGTTCCTGCTCGGCTTCCTGGGCTGCTGTGGAGCCATCCGGGAGAACAAGTGTCTCCTGCTCTTT TTCTTCATgctcatcctcttcatcttcctcgcCGAGCTGGCAGCAGCCATCTTGGCGTTCCTCTTCAGGGAACAC TTAACCAGAGAGTATTTCAGCAGGGACCTGAAGCGTCACTACCAAGGTCACAACAACACCGACGTCTTCACGTCCACATGGAACGCCATCATGACCACG TTCGACTGCTGTGGCGTCAGCGGCCCCGAGGACTTCCAGGAGAGCCTCTTCAGGCTCCTCAGCCCCACTAAGATGGTCCCCGAGGCCTGTTGCCAGGGCAACGGTTACCCCGGAGACGTCAGCGTGGAGCAGTGTGTGAGCGGCAGCATGGTCTTCAGACACAACAAG GGCTGTTACTCTGCGATGGTCGACTACTTTGAGACGTACATTTACACAGCAGGAGCTCTGGCCATCGTCGTGCTGACCATTGAA ctcttcgCCATGGTGTTTGCGATGTGTTTGTTCAGAGGCATCCAGTAA